The sequence TCGGATAGTTCAGGTGGATGGTCTGAGCAAACTCCTTGCCGTAACTGGAACTGCCTCTGGGATTGATATATACCACCACGTAACCGGCAGCGGCATAGAGCTGGATTTCAGTCGCGAAGTGCGGCCCATAAGCGGTTACCGGACCACCATGGATCTCCAGCAGCATGGGGTACTTTTTACTCTTGTCAAAGCCTGGCGGGTAGGCTATCCAGCCCTGAATATCGCGGCCATCAGCGGAGGATTTAAACCAGAACTCCTCTACGTCCGCCAATGTCTTGTGCCCCAGCGCATCATCATTCAGTCTTGTCAGTTGGGTATCCTTACCCTCTTTGTGCATCCCCACATCGGCCGGGCGGTCCGGGGCAGAATAGGCAAAGGTAACAGTACCGTTACCCGCCACATCAAATTCACTGCTGGTGTAGGGGCGACCGTAAGATTGCCCGCCTAATTTATCGGTAAGCTGTTTAGCCTTACCTTTGAGTGGCTGATAGGCTAGCAGGGTTTTGCCCTGGTCATCGTATTGAATATACAGACCCCGACCTTTGCCATCCCAGTGCACACTATCAACACTGCGATCCAGATCGGCGGTCAATGAACGGGTCTCGCCCGAAGACAGTTCACGCACATAAACCTGAGCATTTTCATAGTTAGTGCCTTTATCATCATAGCCCAGGTAAGCAAGATACTTACCATCCGGTGAGATTACCGGCTGGCTGTCCGGCCCGTTACGGTCAGTAACAGCCTGGATATCGCCATTGGCCATGTTCAGTGCGTAAATGTCGGTATTGACCGGCGCCAGACGGAAGTTTTCATTCCGGTTTGCGGAGAAATACAGCTGACTGCCATCCTGACTCCAGCTCATGGCGCCGTTGTGATTAAACTCATCGAAAGTCACTTGCCTGGGTGTGCCGCCTTGTGCACTGAGCACAAAAATCTGTGTAAAGCCCGGTTTGGTATAACCGCCACCGTCGAAGCGATAGTAAACATCATCAATGTAAATGGCTGGCTCTGCCCACTCTGCACCATCGGGTTTACCCGGCAGGGAAACCGGCGCTTGCGGCTTTTGTGATACAAACATCTGAAATGCCAGCTGCTTACCATCAGGAGACCATGTCAGTTTTGACGGAGAAGCCGTCAGATTGGTCATCTGGCCTGTGGCGCCGGTTTCCAGCCACCGCATATGAATCTGTGGTTTGCCGGATTCAGTGGAGATATACGCCAGGCGCTTATTGTCCGGTGACAAGGCCATGCCATATTGCTGATGTTTACCTGTGGTGACCGGTGTTAAGTCGCCGCTTTGCGTTACCTTCCAGATATTGCCAAGCTTTTTATCACTGTAAATGTCCATGTAATGGCGGATAAAATAGACCGCACTGCCATCATTGGTGATATTAAGATCGGCAGCATATTCAAGATTAAATACATCCTGTGATTTGAGGATCTCTGGTTGTTCTGCTGCAAAGGTGTTTACAGACAGAAACAGCGCTGACGCGCCGAAAGCGGAGATTATTTTCATTGTTAGATCTCTGATTATTAGCCCACGACTAGTGTTGCATCGCGGTGTCCACTTGTCACCCGAACTTTATCGCAGAAAATCCGGGTTTGGACACAGTCATAACGCTAACGATCAGAACCACTGGCGGGTGAACACTTTATCCAGCTCTTTAAATGCGGTACCCAGCAGATTGGCCAGCTCCTTATAGCGGGGCCGCGCTTTAACATTTTGCAACTGACAGCCCTGTTGGCGCATTTTCTGATGGATTTCACGGTACCAGCTGGCGATGGCTGGCGGCAGAGTCTGATTGGACCGGTGCCCGAGCCACAA comes from Lacimicrobium alkaliphilum and encodes:
- a CDS encoding S9 family peptidase, translated to MKIISAFGASALFLSVNTFAAEQPEILKSQDVFNLEYAADLNITNDGSAVYFIRHYMDIYSDKKLGNIWKVTQSGDLTPVTTGKHQQYGMALSPDNKRLAYISTESGKPQIHMRWLETGATGQMTNLTASPSKLTWSPDGKQLAFQMFVSQKPQAPVSLPGKPDGAEWAEPAIYIDDVYYRFDGGGYTKPGFTQIFVLSAQGGTPRQVTFDEFNHNGAMSWSQDGSQLYFSANRNENFRLAPVNTDIYALNMANGDIQAVTDRNGPDSQPVISPDGKYLAYLGYDDKGTNYENAQVYVRELSSGETRSLTADLDRSVDSVHWDGKGRGLYIQYDDQGKTLLAYQPLKGKAKQLTDKLGGQSYGRPYTSSEFDVAGNGTVTFAYSAPDRPADVGMHKEGKDTQLTRLNDDALGHKTLADVEEFWFKSSADGRDIQGWIAYPPGFDKSKKYPMLLEIHGGPVTAYGPHFATEIQLYAAAGYVVVYINPRGSSSYGKEFAQTIHLNYPSQDYDDLMSAVDTVIDKGFVDENELFVTGGSGGGVLSAWIVGHTDRFKAAVVAKPVINWYSFVLTSDFYPYFYKYWFAAKPWEDLEGYMQRSPISYVGNVTTPTMLLTGEADYRTPISESEQYYQALKLQGVDTAMVRIPDAPHGIYKRPSNLMSKVEYILWWFEKYRGEKSD